GCTTTGCCAGCAGAACCTTATATAGCGTCGCGCTGCAGGCTGGCCTTACGCCGGCGTTGCTTCCGTTGCCAGAACGATGTCAGACTCGACTGCACAGGGTGGCAATACTCGGCTCGGTTTGACGCCGCGTCTGCTGACGCGGCCTCAGGCTGCGACGTATTGTGGCCTCTCGCCGACGGGGTTCTCGATGTGGATTAAGCAAGGCCGACTGCCTGGACCGATCGCCGGCACCAGCCGATGGGACTTGAAAGCAATCGACGCGGCGCTCGACGCGCTGAGCAATCTTCAGCCTAGTAGCCCCGACTCAGCACTCGATACGTGGAAATCGAATCGTGCGCGTGCATCTTAAAGGCATTCATTGCGTTGAGATGAAGCTCGCGACCGGGGCGACGCGTATCTATTACTACGCGTGGCGTGGCGGTCCACGCATCACGGCTCTGCCTGGGACGCCAGACTTTGTCCGCCAGTATCAGGAGGCGCACGCTGATCTTCGTGCGCCGGCGGCCGGCACCTTCATGACGTTGATCGCAGCGTTCAAGGGATCGGCCGACTACCTGAAGCTTGCATCCTCCACCGTTCGAGCCTACGCCGCCTATATCAAGCTCATCGAAGAAGAGTTCGGTGATTTGCCCTTGGCCGCGTTGAAGGACCCGCGTGTCCGTGGCGAGTTCAAAGCTTGGCGCGATCGTTTCGCCAACACGCCGCGCAAGGCAGACTATGCGTGGTCAACACTGTCTCGCATCCTCTCGTTCAGCAAAGATCGTGGTTTGATCAGCTCCAACCCCTGCGAAGGCGGCGGCCGCCTGTACGCCGCAAACCGCACGGACAAGATTTGGCAAGACACGGACGTCGCCGCGCTTCTCGGGGTGGCGCCGCCTGAACTGGCGCTCGCAATGATGCTCGCCCTCTGGACCGGCCAGCGCCAGGGCGATCTCTTGCGGCTGCCGTGGTCGGCTTACGACGGCAAGCACATTCGCCTGACCCAGTCGAAGACCGGCCGGCGCATTGTTGTGCCCGCCGGCCAGCCGCTGCGAACTCTTCTGGACAGAACCGAGCGGCGCGGACCGCTCGTGCTGACAACCACCCGAGGGCGGCCGTGGACGTCCGATGGGTTTCGGACGTCGTGGGGTAAGGCTTGCGACCGCGCCGGCATCCGGGGCCTCACCTTCCACGATATTCGCGGGTCGGCGGTGGTGCGGCTCGCACTGGCGGACGCCACCGTGCCGCAGATCGCGACGTTCACCGGACACAGCTTGAGGGACGTCGAGGCGATCCTCGACGCTCACTATCTTGGCCGTGACGTGCAGCTCGCCGAGATCGCGGTGATGAAGCTCGAAGCGCGAACAAAACTGTAAAACGGGCTGTAAAACGTGCCCGGTTTGTCCAACCCGTGATCGGCTAAGTGATTGATTGGATTGGTGGGCGCACCAGGGCTCGAACCTGGGACCCGCTGATTAAGAGTCAGCTGCTCTACCAACTGAGCTATGCGCCCGGGCCACCGTCGCGGGGCAAGCCCCGCAGGCCGGGTCATGTAACAAACGAAGGCCGGGCTGTCCAGCAAGCCCACGGTAAAACTTCAAAGGAAAAGCCGCCGGACCTGGGTCCGGCGGCTTCCTGGCAGCGACCGTTCGTCGGGGGGCTGGATGCGACCGGTGCCGCCGCTTCGGTTCCTGAGGCGGGGGGTGACGCTCAGGTTCCTGAATTCAAGCGGGCGTCAGCCGCGCCGCCAGTGGTGGTGCTCCATCCCGCCCCGGCCGCCCATACGGATCAGCGCGGAAAAGCGGTGCTTCTGGCCGTCGTCGAGGCTCTTGTAGAGCGGCTCCGAGGCGTCAGCGAGTTTCTTCAGGCCGGCGGCCCGGGCGGTCATCGCGTCGGCGCGGTCGCGCATGCGGGCGATCGCGTCCGGCGCGGGCCGGGCCTGATCGTTGCCCTGGACGTTGGCGCGGGCGGCCTCGCGGCGCTCGGCACGGGCGTTCATCTGCATAGCGCGGTCCTTGGCGAGATCGCGCAGCGCGGTCTCGACCGCAGGCCAGTTCTTTTCCTGGTCGGCGTTGAGCTTGAGGCCGGCCTTCAGCGCAGCGATGCGCGCGTCGGTGAACGCGGCAACATCGGCGGCGCGATTCTCACGAAACTTGGCGCGGTCCTGAGCGCGGTCTTGCATCCGCATTTCCGAACGCGCGTGATCGCGTGACGGCGCAGATTGCGCGAGCACGGCGCCCGTGCTGGCGCCCGCAAGCAGAAGAGCAATCGTACCGGCAGCGAGTGTTTTGTTGATCATGGCCACCTCCTTGATGGCGTTGCTGGTCGCTCTGATATTGATCCACGCCATCGCGACAGCAAGTTAAGCTTTGGTCATGACATCGAAGTAATCCGCGCGCGCAAACGCAGCAACTGAACGCGCGTTTATCGACGTGGCGCAAATGTGGCTGACAAGAAACCTGACAGACAAAAAACGACAGGCAAACTGACATGAAAAATGCCGCGCCCTTTCAGGTGCGGCATTTCGTTGTTTTGAATCGCTCGTGTTTATCGAAGGCTTCAACCAACGTCGGTTGAGTGCACGCGCGACTCGCTGACCGCGACGCCGCCGCGCTGACGGCGCACCATCAGCTTGTTGAGCGCGCCGAGATAAGCCTTCGCCGAAGCAACCAGCGTGTCCGGATCGGCGCCGCGCGCGGTGACGGAGCGACCTTTCTCCGCGAGACGCACCGACACCTCGGCCTGCGCGTCGGTGCCTTCGGTGACGGCGTGCACCTGATAGAGCTCGAGCACCGCCTCATGCGGCACCAGCGTCTTGATGCAGTTGAAGATCGCATCGACCGGCCCGTTGCCCTCGCACTCCTCGAGCATACCGCGACCGTCGATGTCGAGCTTCATGGTGGCGCGTTGCGGCCCGCGGGTGCCGGCGATCACCGACAGTGACACAAGCTTCACGCGGTCCTGGGCGTGCGCGATCTCCTCGTCGACCAGCGCCTCGATGTCCTCGTCGTAGATCTGCTTCTTGCGGTCGGCCAAAGCCTTGAAGCGCGTGAACGCGTCTTCGAGCTGGTTGTCGCCGAGCTTGTAGCCCAGCTCCTCCAGCTTGTGCACGAAGGCGTGGCGGCCGGAGTGCTTGCCCATCACCAGCGAGGTCTGCTTCACGCCGACCGTCTCCGGCGTCATGATCTCGTAGGTCTGGGTGTGCTTGAGCATGCCGTCCTGGTGGATGCCGCTCTCGTGCGCGAAGGCATTGCGTCCGACGATCGCCTTGTTGAACTGCACCGGGAACGAGGTCGCGGCCGACACCAGCTTCGAGGCGCGCGTCAGCATCGTCGCGTTGATCCCGGTCCAGAACGGCAGCACGTCGTTGCGCACGTTGATCGCCATCACGGCCTCTTCGAGCGCGGCATTGCCGGCCCGCTCGCCGATGCCGTTGATGGTGCATTCGATCTGCCGCGCGCCGCCGTTCACGCCGGCGAGCGAGTTCGCCACCGCCATGCCGAGGTCGTTGTGGCAATGCACCGAGAACCGCGCCTGGTCGGAGTTCGGCACGCGGTCGCGCAGCATCTTGATGAGCCGGAAGTACTCCTCCGGCACCGTGTAGCCGACGGTGTCGGGGATGTTGATGGTCGTCGCGCCGGCCTTGATCGCGGCCTCGACGCAGCGGCAGAGGAAATCGTGCTCGGTGCGGGTGGCGTCCTCGGCCGACCACTCGACGTCGTCGGTATGGCCTCTCGCGCGCGTGACCTGCGCGATCACCATGTCGAGCACTTCGTGCGGCTCTTTCTGCAGCTTGTACTTCATGTGCACCGGCGAGGTGGACAGGAAGGTGTGGATGCGCTTGCGCTTGGCGGGCTTGATCGCCTCGGCGCAGCGGTCGATGTCCTTGAAGGCGGCGCGGCTCAGCCCGCAGATCACGGCGTTCTTGGCGCGCGTCGCGATCTCATGGACGGCGGCGAAATCGCCCTCAGAGGCGATCGGGAAGCCCGCCTCGATGATGTCGACGCCCATGTCGTCGAGCAGTTCGGCGACCTCGAGCTTCTCCTCGTGGGTCATGGTGGCGCCGGGACACTGCTCGCCGTCGCGCAAGGTGGTATCGAAGATGACGACGCGGTCCTTCTCGGACTTGGCTGTCGTGGTCATGGAAACGGTCCTTCTCGGTTTGCGCCCGGCTGATCGGTCCTTGCAGGCGCTCTGGGTTTTCTGGTTTCAACCGACCCCTGAGTGCCCAGGCGCAAATGCCCAGCCGGCCCTCAGGGGCAGCTAAGAAGCAGGAGCCCGAGAATGAGGGCGGCAGCCGGCCGGGCGGAAACCGCCCCCGGAGCGAACGCGCAAGTGAAACGGCGCGCAGGCATTGCCAAAAAGCCCTCTCAGTTGACCCACCCAGGATGGCGAAACACGGTAAATCGCGCGTTAACCCGGGCGGCCCGATGGCGCTTATGTAGCGGATGGGATGGGCCGCCCGCAAGGGGGAGCCGAACAGCGGCCTATCCACCCAAATCGAAGCATCGGAATTCGCGGCCCTGGGTCCCCGCTTCCGCAGGGACCCAGTCCTAATGCAAGGCGATTCGATGATGTTGATCCCGCTCTAGGCATTGCGCAGCGCGGGCATCACCTCCGCCGCGAACAGCTCGATGGAGCGCCTCGTCTCGGCCAGGGTCAGATCGCCGAAGGCGAACTGACCGACAAAATAGTCGGCGCCCGACTCCGCCATCTGCTTTCTGACGATCTCGGTGACGGTGCGCGGCGAGCCGCAGAAGCCGCGGCTGTCGGCCTGGATGGCCGAAAACTCCGATGGGCGCGGATGCCGCGGCATCCGGTCGTAGACCTTGAAAAGATGCAGGAAGCTCGCGTTCCACACCGGGTAGGCGCGCTCGGCAAGCCGTTGCGCCTCCGCATCGCTATCGGCAACCACCAGCATGCGGCCGATCCCGAACTTCGGCATCGGCCCGGCGCGGCCGG
The Rhodoplanes sp. Z2-YC6860 genome window above contains:
- a CDS encoding tyrosine-type recombinase/integrase, with translation MKLATGATRIYYYAWRGGPRITALPGTPDFVRQYQEAHADLRAPAAGTFMTLIAAFKGSADYLKLASSTVRAYAAYIKLIEEEFGDLPLAALKDPRVRGEFKAWRDRFANTPRKADYAWSTLSRILSFSKDRGLISSNPCEGGGRLYAANRTDKIWQDTDVAALLGVAPPELALAMMLALWTGQRQGDLLRLPWSAYDGKHIRLTQSKTGRRIVVPAGQPLRTLLDRTERRGPLVLTTTRGRPWTSDGFRTSWGKACDRAGIRGLTFHDIRGSAVVRLALADATVPQIATFTGHSLRDVEAILDAHYLGRDVQLAEIAVMKLEARTKL
- a CDS encoding Spy/CpxP family protein refolding chaperone, with the protein product MINKTLAAGTIALLLAGASTGAVLAQSAPSRDHARSEMRMQDRAQDRAKFRENRAADVAAFTDARIAALKAGLKLNADQEKNWPAVETALRDLAKDRAMQMNARAERREAARANVQGNDQARPAPDAIARMRDRADAMTARAAGLKKLADASEPLYKSLDDGQKHRFSALIRMGGRGGMEHHHWRRG
- a CDS encoding 2-isopropylmalate synthase, translating into MTTTAKSEKDRVVIFDTTLRDGEQCPGATMTHEEKLEVAELLDDMGVDIIEAGFPIASEGDFAAVHEIATRAKNAVICGLSRAAFKDIDRCAEAIKPAKRKRIHTFLSTSPVHMKYKLQKEPHEVLDMVIAQVTRARGHTDDVEWSAEDATRTEHDFLCRCVEAAIKAGATTINIPDTVGYTVPEEYFRLIKMLRDRVPNSDQARFSVHCHNDLGMAVANSLAGVNGGARQIECTINGIGERAGNAALEEAVMAINVRNDVLPFWTGINATMLTRASKLVSAATSFPVQFNKAIVGRNAFAHESGIHQDGMLKHTQTYEIMTPETVGVKQTSLVMGKHSGRHAFVHKLEELGYKLGDNQLEDAFTRFKALADRKKQIYDEDIEALVDEEIAHAQDRVKLVSLSVIAGTRGPQRATMKLDIDGRGMLEECEGNGPVDAIFNCIKTLVPHEAVLELYQVHAVTEGTDAQAEVSVRLAEKGRSVTARGADPDTLVASAKAYLGALNKLMVRRQRGGVAVSESRVHSTDVG